One genomic region from Desulfomonilaceae bacterium encodes:
- a CDS encoding SPOR domain-containing protein, giving the protein MKLSMRTLGDFSKGIFNKRRPTRVQRNAAPACGKPKNGRLILGVALTVAVMAGLTFLNLRLIRQQTTTNSQPVVQETPSSNFVTVVHERLKEEPKAEEKPCHPTPEVTFYKQLKSEDDGKLVPRATQKAKTSEAGNGITSDSGQSDVKTAREEAGFAAPALSGACPPAKETEEKVSGISSTGKIYAVQVGVFSYPRVAQEWANKWRSRGYPVALRPMARPNSGVQYRLFLGEFNSEKKADEFAKQFKAKEGVSGLTVSIKD; this is encoded by the coding sequence GTGAAGCTTTCCATGCGAACGCTTGGAGATTTTAGCAAGGGCATTTTTAATAAACGCCGCCCGACGCGCGTTCAGAGGAATGCCGCGCCTGCATGCGGAAAGCCGAAAAATGGACGCCTGATTCTGGGAGTCGCGCTCACTGTAGCCGTAATGGCAGGCCTAACTTTTCTCAACCTCCGTTTGATTCGCCAGCAAACAACCACTAACAGTCAACCGGTTGTTCAGGAAACGCCTTCCAGTAATTTCGTCACTGTTGTTCATGAGAGGTTGAAAGAGGAGCCTAAAGCTGAGGAAAAACCCTGCCACCCGACTCCGGAAGTTACTTTTTACAAGCAACTAAAATCAGAAGATGACGGTAAACTGGTCCCTAGAGCAACACAAAAAGCCAAGACCTCAGAGGCAGGAAACGGAATAACGTCTGATTCAGGTCAATCGGACGTAAAGACTGCACGAGAGGAAGCCGGTTTCGCTGCTCCTGCGCTTTCAGGCGCGTGCCCCCCAGCAAAGGAGACAGAAGAAAAAGTGTCCGGAATTTCTTCAACGGGCAAAATTTACGCGGTCCAGGTTGGAGTATTCAGTTACCCGAGGGTTGCCCAGGAGTGGGCTAATAAATGGCGCTCACGTGGATATCCAGTGGCGCTTCGACCGATGGCGAGGCCTAACTCCGGGGTACAGTATCGACTATTTCTGGGAGAATTTAACTCGGAAAAGAAGGCGGACGAATTTGCCAAACAATTCAAGGCAAAAGAAGGCGTTTCAGGGTTGACCGTTTCCATAAAGGATTAG
- the argS gene encoding arginine--tRNA ligase, with the protein MTNLVKDSIREIIYESLTKTFPSNYDLNDKSFQKEIEVSRSKDARFGDYATNVALILSKVHGLKPRDLARTIADNMNYDAAFVCGVEIAGPGFINFRMSPEFWRSVLIEVHERRKLFGHEETLNKPVALIEFVSANPTGPLHVGHGRGAAVGDTLARLLRTRGHKVETEYYVNDAGNQMKILGRSLLLRYLEMTGREVEFPTDHYQGDYIKELAQQIKGTPLGEKLKNLPEEDALPLASDYACRRILKGIQEDLEIFGVKFDRYFSEKSLYAADAVKKALDELRNNDKIEDREGAIWFKMSGEEDEKDRVLVRASGEPTYFAADLAYHKDKLDRGYDRLVDIWGSDHHGYVPRVKAGIEALGYAPETLRVMLVQFVNLIRDGEKISMSTRSGEFITLREVLDEVGTDAARFFFLTKRSDSHLDFDLDLAKRQSRDNPVYYVQYVHARIASIFRIAEERNIDSDMTSPDLSALNLPEEEELMKRLADFPDMLADAAEAMEPHRVTFYLLELSDLFHSYYHDNKVLTEDDRIRKSRLFLVEAVRQVIENGLTILGVTAPERM; encoded by the coding sequence ATGACTAACCTTGTAAAAGACTCCATCCGGGAAATCATATATGAATCTTTGACCAAGACGTTTCCTTCAAACTATGACTTGAATGACAAATCTTTTCAGAAGGAAATAGAAGTCTCAAGATCAAAAGACGCGCGCTTCGGCGACTACGCCACCAACGTGGCGCTTATTCTCTCAAAAGTTCATGGCTTGAAACCTCGGGACTTGGCCAGGACCATCGCAGATAACATGAATTATGACGCCGCTTTTGTTTGTGGTGTTGAGATAGCGGGCCCAGGATTCATAAACTTCAGGATGTCTCCAGAATTTTGGAGAAGCGTACTCATCGAGGTGCACGAAAGACGGAAACTGTTTGGTCATGAAGAGACATTGAATAAGCCCGTTGCGCTTATTGAATTCGTAAGCGCAAACCCTACCGGTCCGTTGCATGTCGGCCATGGTCGAGGAGCGGCTGTTGGCGATACTCTCGCCAGACTTCTGAGGACTCGCGGACACAAGGTTGAGACTGAATATTACGTAAACGACGCGGGTAACCAGATGAAGATCCTGGGTCGGTCTTTACTGTTGAGATATCTCGAAATGACGGGAAGAGAAGTTGAGTTTCCTACTGACCATTACCAGGGTGATTACATTAAGGAACTGGCTCAGCAAATTAAAGGAACACCCCTGGGCGAGAAGCTAAAAAATTTGCCGGAAGAAGACGCCCTGCCGCTTGCCTCTGACTACGCCTGTCGCCGAATCCTTAAGGGAATACAGGAAGATCTGGAGATATTTGGTGTCAAATTTGATCGATACTTTAGTGAGAAAAGCCTGTATGCGGCGGATGCCGTAAAAAAGGCTCTGGATGAGTTAAGAAATAACGATAAGATCGAAGACAGGGAAGGCGCAATTTGGTTTAAGATGTCCGGAGAAGAGGATGAAAAGGATAGGGTTCTTGTCCGCGCGTCCGGAGAGCCAACCTATTTTGCTGCAGATCTTGCCTATCACAAGGACAAGCTGGATCGTGGTTATGACAGACTTGTGGATATCTGGGGGTCTGACCATCATGGTTATGTCCCTCGTGTAAAGGCTGGCATTGAGGCCCTTGGCTATGCTCCCGAAACGCTTCGAGTCATGCTCGTGCAGTTCGTCAATCTTATTCGGGACGGAGAAAAAATATCCATGTCAACCAGGTCAGGGGAGTTTATTACGTTGCGGGAAGTTTTGGACGAGGTAGGGACAGACGCCGCAAGATTTTTCTTTCTGACCAAGAGAAGTGATAGTCACCTTGATTTTGATCTGGACCTCGCCAAACGGCAATCCCGGGACAACCCGGTTTATTACGTCCAGTATGTTCACGCCAGGATAGCAAGCATTTTCAGGATAGCTGAGGAGCGAAACATTGACTCGGACATGACTTCTCCGGATTTATCCGCTCTGAATCTTCCGGAAGAGGAAGAACTCATGAAACGTCTTGCAGATTTTCCGGACATGCTTGCAGATGCGGCCGAGGCTATGGAGCCACATCGCGTAACGTTTTATCTGCTGGAGCTTTCGGATTTGTTTCACTCGTATTACCACGACAATAAAGTGTTGACAGAGGATGATCGGATCAGGAAATCCAGGCTGTTTTTGGTGGAAGCGGTGAGGCAGGTTATTGAGAACGGACTGACAATTCTAGGGGTAACGGCTCCGGAGCGAATGTGA
- a CDS encoding hemolysin family protein, which produces MDESQAQSSVLFRWIKNKVGLDRVPKEIQQVIDESEERGIIDEEQGEMIEGIFDLKQTVAREIMIPRTYVVAVPLDSSIESILSTVIDSGHSRIPVFKENVDQIVGILNAKDLLPFWLDQTQEFDLSKIIREPFFVPETKQIKDLLNELRSKNSHLAVIVDEYGGTSGLVTIEDIVEEIIGEIRDEHDAEEDDFAVQPDGSFLVNAWANLDDFEELFSVKVPREGYDTVGGFIIHLLGKVPQKGEEINFEGLQFKIQRSDPKKITRVLVTSQMSTQSPDGSGSVQSSE; this is translated from the coding sequence TTGGACGAGTCACAAGCCCAATCATCTGTTTTGTTTCGCTGGATAAAAAACAAGGTGGGACTGGACCGAGTACCCAAGGAGATCCAGCAGGTAATAGATGAAAGTGAAGAACGTGGCATTATAGACGAAGAACAGGGGGAGATGATCGAAGGAATCTTTGATCTCAAGCAAACGGTGGCGAGAGAAATTATGATTCCCCGAACCTATGTCGTAGCTGTCCCCCTGGACTCCAGCATCGAATCCATCCTCTCGACGGTCATAGATTCCGGTCATTCGCGAATCCCCGTATTTAAAGAAAATGTTGATCAAATAGTGGGGATATTGAACGCCAAGGACCTTCTGCCTTTCTGGCTTGATCAGACGCAGGAATTCGACCTGTCAAAGATTATTCGTGAACCATTTTTTGTGCCTGAGACTAAGCAAATAAAAGATCTGTTAAATGAACTGAGAAGTAAAAATTCACATCTTGCCGTAATTGTGGATGAATATGGTGGCACATCGGGGTTGGTCACCATTGAAGACATCGTCGAAGAGATCATCGGTGAAATAAGAGATGAACATGACGCAGAGGAAGATGATTTCGCAGTGCAGCCCGATGGGTCATTTCTTGTGAACGCGTGGGCAAACCTGGACGATTTCGAGGAGTTATTCTCCGTAAAAGTCCCGCGTGAGGGCTATGACACAGTAGGAGGATTCATAATTCATCTTCTTGGAAAAGTCCCGCAAAAGGGTGAGGAAATCAATTTTGAGGGGCTTCAATTCAAGATACAACGTAGTGATCCCAAGAAAATCACTCGCGTTCTGGTTACCTCCCAGATGTCCACTCAATCGCCTGATGGTTCAGGATCGGTTCAATCTTCGGAATGA
- the lnt gene encoding apolipoprotein N-acyltransferase, with translation MIFSSILSVAGGLILSAAFPTLNLDLLAWLAFIPLLVALEREKFLPRAAICGFFFGLAFFAVDLRWIIQTMVTYGKFHPFTATLIFVSMVSALALLPALFSVACVFLNNRGFDLLLIAPAAWASLEYIRTYIFTGFPWDLAAYSQAHRLALAQICDLTGVYGLSFLIVMVNVGLLSFMKFFVDKDWNHLFRLLITFACLGIVLIYGTVRLRDFPENKVVADTVSAGILQGDISQDIKWDPLSRSQTFVRYESLAQDAVKHGANLLIWPETSVPVVIGGSDPSWKYATYISRKLQVPMLIGAPYEMRSHDNINFFNSAFLVENGELTERYDKIHLVPFGEYMPLSWMLPLGPGLAAREADYSAGSRVTIMKPGGFPPFGVLICYEAIFPDIARFAVLSGAEALINITNDGWFGNSAAPYQHLGMAGFRAIENRVWLFRAANTGVSAVYDRAGRLVASLPLMEQGALVQRIPARPQAGSFYTRHGDIFAWTVTGLLAIMFFFGFSISRPLAKGFK, from the coding sequence ATGATATTTTCATCGATCTTATCGGTCGCTGGAGGACTGATTCTTTCGGCGGCCTTTCCCACTCTAAACCTTGATCTCCTGGCGTGGCTTGCGTTTATCCCTTTGCTGGTAGCTTTGGAGCGGGAGAAGTTTTTGCCACGGGCCGCTATTTGCGGCTTTTTTTTTGGTTTGGCTTTCTTTGCTGTGGACTTGCGATGGATAATCCAGACCATGGTAACATACGGAAAATTCCATCCGTTTACGGCCACGTTGATTTTCGTTTCGATGGTAAGCGCCCTTGCTCTTTTGCCGGCTTTGTTTTCAGTTGCATGTGTTTTCCTGAACAACCGTGGTTTTGATCTTCTTTTGATCGCTCCGGCGGCATGGGCTTCGCTCGAATATATCAGGACCTATATTTTCACAGGATTTCCGTGGGATCTGGCTGCTTACTCCCAGGCCCACAGGCTTGCGCTCGCTCAGATTTGTGACCTGACAGGGGTTTATGGGCTCTCTTTCCTCATTGTCATGGTTAATGTTGGGCTGTTGTCTTTCATGAAATTTTTTGTCGATAAAGACTGGAATCATCTTTTTAGATTGTTGATAACGTTCGCGTGCTTGGGCATAGTCCTGATTTACGGGACAGTAAGGCTGAGAGACTTTCCCGAAAACAAAGTGGTCGCGGATACCGTTTCCGCAGGCATACTCCAGGGCGACATCTCACAAGACATCAAATGGGACCCTTTATCCAGGTCCCAGACATTTGTCAGGTATGAGAGTCTTGCGCAGGACGCTGTCAAGCATGGAGCAAACCTGCTGATCTGGCCCGAAACCAGCGTTCCGGTCGTCATAGGAGGATCGGACCCTTCCTGGAAGTACGCTACCTACATTTCCAGGAAGCTCCAGGTCCCAATGCTTATTGGCGCTCCTTATGAAATGCGCTCTCATGACAATATTAATTTCTTCAATAGCGCCTTTCTGGTAGAAAATGGCGAATTAACGGAGCGTTATGACAAGATTCACCTCGTTCCATTCGGGGAGTACATGCCGTTGTCCTGGATGTTGCCCCTGGGACCGGGACTGGCGGCCCGCGAAGCGGATTATTCCGCGGGATCCAGGGTAACAATTATGAAGCCTGGAGGGTTTCCCCCTTTTGGTGTGCTGATATGCTATGAAGCCATCTTTCCGGACATTGCCCGTTTTGCGGTACTCTCGGGGGCCGAAGCGCTGATTAATATAACAAACGACGGGTGGTTCGGAAACAGCGCCGCCCCGTACCAGCACCTCGGGATGGCCGGATTTCGGGCAATTGAAAATAGGGTCTGGCTATTCAGAGCCGCCAATACGGGAGTAAGCGCTGTTTATGATCGAGCCGGCAGACTGGTCGCGTCGCTGCCGCTAATGGAACAGGGAGCGCTGGTCCAAAGGATCCCGGCCAGACCTCAAGCGGGGTCGTTCTATACACGCCATGGCGATATTTTTGCCTGGACTGTGACAGGGTTGCTCGCCATAATGTTTTTCTTCGGGTTTTCAATTTCCAGGCCTTTGGCTAAGGGGTTCAAATGA
- a CDS encoding AI-2E family transporter → MTPATTKTLVRFGAGFLFIAFTIWMMWALESVTTILLVALFMAYILNPLVGILENKGVGRSTASFLALLLVLAVCVGLVLLVFPAIFSELTEFSRRAPRYFAKLQEFGLNLVQSLQLDLPQDWNEFLGLLLDRVKQSLPKITYATGAIVSSIFSSTLSFISGFLKLILIPIIAFYLLVSFNDMINGAVDLIPAYTKEPILQKFREIDAVVAAFVRGQLTIAAIMAVLYSLGFLIIGIDLSVVLGIVSGVLFVVPYLGTLIGIVGGSIMAFFKYGDVLHVIYVLLWIGIVQAFESYFLTPKIVGKAIGLNPVVYILVLIVGANLFGFVGMLVAIPVAAVVRVLLISALDAYRKSYLYADQDRKL, encoded by the coding sequence ATGACTCCCGCAACGACCAAAACACTCGTGAGATTTGGGGCAGGCTTTCTTTTCATAGCTTTCACAATATGGATGATGTGGGCTCTTGAATCGGTCACCACGATACTGCTGGTCGCCCTTTTTATGGCCTACATCTTGAATCCTCTCGTCGGTATTCTAGAAAATAAAGGAGTTGGCAGATCTACAGCTTCTTTTCTTGCCCTGCTGCTGGTTTTAGCCGTATGCGTCGGACTTGTGCTGCTGGTCTTTCCCGCCATTTTTTCGGAACTGACGGAATTCTCCAGGCGAGCGCCACGATATTTTGCCAAGCTCCAGGAATTCGGGCTCAACCTGGTTCAGTCGTTACAACTGGATCTGCCGCAGGATTGGAATGAATTTCTTGGGTTGTTACTGGACAGGGTCAAGCAGTCGTTACCAAAAATAACCTATGCCACGGGGGCGATTGTATCCTCAATTTTCAGTTCAACTTTGAGCTTCATTTCAGGGTTCCTGAAGTTAATTCTAATTCCTATCATTGCCTTTTACCTGCTTGTTTCCTTTAACGACATGATAAATGGAGCCGTGGATCTCATTCCGGCTTACACCAAGGAGCCGATCCTCCAGAAGTTCCGGGAAATAGACGCTGTAGTGGCCGCGTTTGTAAGGGGGCAACTGACCATCGCCGCTATAATGGCCGTGCTTTATAGTTTGGGGTTCCTGATCATCGGGATAGATCTGTCCGTTGTCTTGGGTATCGTGTCTGGAGTGCTGTTTGTTGTGCCATATCTTGGAACACTTATAGGCATCGTAGGTGGATCGATCATGGCGTTTTTCAAATACGGCGACGTATTGCATGTGATCTATGTGCTCTTGTGGATCGGGATTGTCCAAGCATTTGAATCGTATTTTCTTACACCAAAGATCGTGGGAAAGGCGATTGGCCTGAATCCGGTCGTATATATCCTTGTGTTGATTGTTGGAGCCAACCTTTTCGGGTTTGTGGGGATGCTGGTCGCCATTCCTGTCGCGGCTGTGGTCAGGGTACTTTTGATATCAGCGCTTGACGCCTATCGTAAATCATATCTTTACGCGGATCAGGACAGGAAATTGTAA
- the rsmI gene encoding 16S rRNA (cytidine(1402)-2'-O)-methyltransferase, whose protein sequence is MKTINNGFVSEKTMPTHGVLYVVATPIGNLDDITFRAIETLKAVDLIACEDTRVSRVLLDTWNVSTSMLSLHRFNETRKTSVILDHLRKGSNVALISDAGTPNISDPGYRLVRSAMDEGFRVVPIPGPSSVVAALSVSGIDGSSFVFMGFSPKKKSALEQFFQTVSHEGRTAIFLDTARRIMKTLEIAVRIIPSRRMTLARELTKKFEEIISGEPASIFERFNQRQNIKGEFVVIVEPAKVQLDLDVDSIVRGLIREGYSGKALADEARTRFGVSKSVAYSRFLSLKESSSSL, encoded by the coding sequence TTGAAAACAATTAATAACGGGTTTGTTTCTGAAAAAACCATGCCGACTCACGGCGTTCTTTACGTAGTGGCCACCCCCATCGGGAATCTGGATGATATTACGTTTAGAGCTATCGAAACACTAAAGGCCGTGGATCTTATCGCATGCGAAGACACAAGGGTCAGTCGCGTGCTTTTGGACACGTGGAATGTTTCTACCTCTATGCTAAGTCTCCATCGCTTCAATGAAACCAGGAAGACCTCGGTCATTCTAGACCATCTACGTAAAGGGAGCAATGTCGCCCTGATTTCCGACGCAGGAACCCCCAACATATCCGATCCGGGCTATCGATTGGTCAGATCGGCCATGGACGAGGGGTTCCGGGTCGTCCCTATACCGGGGCCTTCATCGGTTGTTGCGGCGCTTTCGGTTTCGGGGATCGATGGCTCATCATTTGTCTTCATGGGTTTCAGCCCAAAAAAGAAGTCAGCTTTGGAACAATTCTTCCAGACTGTCAGTCATGAAGGAAGGACGGCAATATTCCTGGACACAGCCCGGCGAATCATGAAAACCCTGGAGATCGCTGTTCGGATCATTCCGTCACGAAGGATGACGCTGGCCAGAGAGTTGACCAAGAAGTTTGAGGAGATAATATCGGGAGAGCCTGCGTCTATTTTCGAACGTTTCAATCAGCGTCAAAATATCAAGGGAGAGTTTGTCGTCATAGTTGAACCGGCCAAAGTTCAGTTGGATTTGGACGTCGACTCGATCGTGAGAGGCTTGATCCGTGAAGGTTATTCAGGAAAGGCGCTGGCGGACGAGGCGCGAACCAGATTTGGAGTTTCCAAGTCAGTGGCGTACTCGAGGTTTCTCTCTTTAAAAGAATCCAGCTCGAGTCTTTGA
- a CDS encoding transcriptional regulator produces MFITPIRNEADYKFAISRAKELWNAAEQTAERDELEILLDLIEAYERRNYPMEFPDPINAINIRLEELGLKRKDLEPCIGSRARVSEILNRRRALTLPMIRNLSKLLGLSAEALVQPYALVTESKGSVKYRRAS; encoded by the coding sequence ATGTTTATAACCCCTATACGGAATGAAGCTGACTACAAGTTCGCTATATCTCGCGCGAAAGAGTTGTGGAACGCTGCTGAACAAACCGCTGAACGCGATGAATTGGAAATCCTCTTGGACCTAATTGAAGCGTATGAACGTCGAAACTACCCTATGGAGTTCCCCGATCCAATCAACGCTATAAATATTCGCCTGGAAGAACTCGGTTTGAAGCGCAAAGACCTCGAACCCTGCATTGGATCGAGGGCTAGAGTTTCCGAGATTTTAAATCGCAGGCGTGCGCTTACACTACCCATGATCAGAAATCTCTCTAAATTGTTGGGATTATCTGCCGAAGCGCTGGTACAGCCATATGCTTTAGTTACCGAAAGCAAAGGCTCTGTGAAATACAGACGGGCTTCATGA
- a CDS encoding type II toxin-antitoxin system HigB family toxin, whose product MNKPVRIFSKSTLREFWEAGHAEVKDPLLTWHDVVSRASWVAPSDVKQTYPSASFLNDNRVVFNIKGNKYRLISDIDYAQQRLFIRFVGTHAEYDRIDARTI is encoded by the coding sequence ATGAATAAACCAGTGAGAATTTTTTCGAAAAGCACGCTCCGTGAATTCTGGGAAGCCGGCCATGCCGAGGTTAAAGATCCTCTGCTCACTTGGCACGATGTTGTGTCCCGTGCAAGCTGGGTGGCGCCATCGGATGTGAAACAAACTTATCCATCTGCAAGTTTTCTGAACGACAACAGGGTCGTCTTTAACATAAAAGGGAATAAATACAGACTGATTTCGGACATAGACTATGCCCAACAGAGACTGTTCATTCGTTTTGTTGGTACGCATGCGGAATATGATCGGATTGACGCAAGAACAATTTGA
- a CDS encoding helix-turn-helix transcriptional regulator: MEDEKFGSDAFECLFRRYIKDDPKRVASYQEELVKSEIAHEIYDLRNRAGLTRQELASLAGTAASVIEDIEEADYEGDFLLTAAKIASALQRRIEVRFVEDQPNGSQIISI; encoded by the coding sequence ATGGAAGATGAGAAATTTGGTTCGGATGCCTTTGAATGTCTTTTCCGACGCTATATTAAGGATGATCCCAAAAGGGTCGCATCGTATCAGGAGGAGCTTGTCAAGAGCGAGATAGCCCACGAAATTTACGATTTGCGCAATCGAGCGGGTCTTACTCGGCAGGAACTGGCGAGTCTTGCCGGTACAGCGGCTTCAGTTATCGAAGATATAGAAGAAGCGGATTACGAGGGAGACTTTCTTTTAACGGCCGCGAAGATTGCGTCTGCGCTTCAAAGACGAATCGAGGTCCGTTTTGTTGAGGACCAACCAAACGGGTCCCAAATAATTTCAATATAG
- a CDS encoding AbrB/MazE/SpoVT family DNA-binding domain-containing protein has product MESVKVLAKGQIVIPARLRKKHHIKPGQETRVFEYDGLIYLVPPSSDPVGEALGCLPKEPSLSEELLLERAHLNTSLTQK; this is encoded by the coding sequence GTGGAAAGTGTAAAGGTGCTGGCCAAAGGACAAATCGTCATTCCGGCTCGTCTACGGAAAAAGCATCATATCAAACCTGGTCAGGAAACCCGTGTTTTCGAATATGATGGGCTGATCTATCTCGTTCCACCGTCCTCGGATCCGGTGGGTGAAGCCCTAGGTTGTCTGCCGAAAGAACCTTCCCTTTCCGAGGAACTACTCCTGGAGCGCGCCCACTTAAACACCTCTCTAACCCAAAAATAA
- the pgsA gene encoding CDP-diacylglycerol--glycerol-3-phosphate 3-phosphatidyltransferase, with translation MKRHLPNFLTLGRLLLVPPIVALLFFPGRFPSALAALLFFIASLTDFFDGFIARRLKVESSFGRFLDPIADKVLVTSALIMLINLDRVDAWIVMLIISREVAVSALRATTKSWDSTLKPSRIGKWKAFLQFAAIIPLMIHYNYHFIVDINFNQIGTVLLYVALALTLWSGVDYFVRFYREYESKESASAD, from the coding sequence ATGAAAAGGCATTTACCGAACTTTCTTACCCTGGGCCGCCTGTTGCTGGTCCCTCCAATAGTCGCTCTGCTCTTTTTCCCCGGCCGATTCCCATCCGCATTGGCTGCGCTTCTTTTCTTTATTGCGTCACTCACGGATTTCTTTGATGGCTTTATCGCTCGCAGGTTGAAGGTTGAATCGTCATTCGGCCGTTTTCTGGATCCGATAGCTGACAAGGTTCTTGTGACATCCGCCTTGATAATGTTGATAAACCTGGACAGGGTTGACGCATGGATAGTGATGCTGATCATCAGCCGGGAGGTTGCTGTAAGCGCCTTACGGGCGACCACCAAATCATGGGATTCTACTTTGAAGCCCAGCCGTATCGGAAAATGGAAGGCGTTCCTCCAGTTCGCCGCTATTATCCCCTTGATGATTCATTACAATTATCATTTCATAGTGGATATAAATTTCAACCAGATTGGGACTGTCCTGCTGTATGTGGCTCTTGCGCTTACCCTGTGGTCCGGTGTGGATTATTTTGTAAGATTTTACAGGGAATACGAGTCTAAGGAGTCGGCTAGCGCAGATTAA
- a CDS encoding response regulator, which yields MASGLENPKILIAEDSTILNNMLRDVFEEHGFEVFQAFDGSEGKDLLVKEQPDIALIDVHMPRIDGLETLRFAKEKLPRMTVIVMSSAENPQIGVKAMKLGADDYLTKPFAAEDVVALAEKLLENRRFGEENVRLKKEIRRSERFLAHLTTLINEGLITTDLGGKIQSINRAASNLWGYRFEELKDKDIHFLIRGEARDLLQRDLVKDTLRDGKVEGEFHFRKKDNSTFPGYLSTSIITENNRPRGIVIVITELTRVYEVERRLKQSEKLASLGKVVEGVAHEVRNCLTSLGGFTQRLNNMSEEDSTVWKYTDIMLRDVVRLEKMVKDIEEYVRFSKLYHFDFVKTDVIPLVERARDKAIQLIPETFAKKISFSIEAEKNLPEINVDVTAIEEVFFNLIRNAFEAMPNGGRLRIAIKNLRSGILVSFIDNGVGIHREDISDIFNPFFTSKTSGAGMGLTKAHLLLEEHRGAVRVSSEPGKGSTFEVFLPVERMATAIYPWETMRTAVSSRSSSKK from the coding sequence ATGGCTTCAGGGCTAGAAAATCCTAAAATATTGATCGCTGAAGACTCAACGATTTTGAACAACATGCTCCGGGATGTCTTTGAAGAACATGGTTTTGAGGTTTTTCAGGCGTTCGACGGCTCAGAGGGAAAAGACCTACTTGTAAAGGAGCAACCGGACATTGCCCTCATAGATGTTCACATGCCCAGGATAGATGGGTTGGAGACTCTCAGATTCGCTAAGGAAAAGCTACCTCGTATGACAGTAATTGTAATGTCCTCCGCCGAGAATCCCCAGATAGGTGTGAAAGCCATGAAGCTTGGGGCGGATGACTATCTCACCAAACCTTTCGCAGCCGAGGATGTTGTGGCCCTGGCGGAAAAACTTCTTGAGAATCGTCGTTTTGGTGAGGAGAATGTACGCCTCAAGAAAGAAATCCGTAGAAGCGAAAGATTTCTCGCCCATCTTACTACGCTTATTAATGAAGGGCTAATCACTACCGATCTGGGTGGAAAGATCCAGTCGATCAATCGGGCGGCGTCCAACCTTTGGGGATACAGATTTGAGGAACTGAAGGACAAAGATATTCATTTTCTCATTCGCGGGGAGGCCAGAGACCTGCTACAGCGTGATCTTGTGAAAGACACCCTGCGAGATGGAAAGGTTGAAGGCGAATTCCATTTCAGAAAAAAGGACAACTCAACATTTCCGGGTTATCTTTCGACCTCAATCATAACGGAAAACAATCGGCCGCGGGGGATAGTTATTGTCATTACTGAATTAACCCGTGTGTACGAGGTTGAGAGACGTCTCAAGCAGTCTGAAAAACTGGCCTCGCTTGGTAAAGTTGTAGAGGGTGTGGCCCATGAAGTTAGAAACTGCCTCACTTCGTTGGGCGGGTTCACCCAGAGATTAAATAACATGTCTGAAGAGGATTCCACCGTATGGAAATATACGGACATCATGCTTCGTGACGTGGTCCGCCTTGAAAAAATGGTCAAGGATATTGAAGAATATGTCCGTTTCTCCAAATTATACCACTTCGATTTTGTGAAGACGGACGTGATCCCCCTCGTGGAACGGGCGAGGGACAAGGCTATTCAATTGATACCCGAGACTTTCGCAAAAAAGATCAGCTTCAGTATCGAAGCTGAGAAAAATCTTCCAGAAATTAATGTTGACGTAACCGCAATTGAAGAAGTGTTTTTCAATCTTATCCGAAACGCCTTTGAAGCTATGCCCAATGGGGGGCGACTGCGTATAGCGATCAAGAATCTCAGGTCCGGTATTCTTGTCTCTTTTATTGATAATGGTGTGGGCATACACAGAGAGGACATTTCAGATATATTTAACCCGTTTTTTACATCAAAAACGTCCGGCGCCGGCATGGGATTGACCAAGGCGCATTTGTTGCTGGAGGAGCATCGAGGAGCCGTTCGGGTATCATCTGAGCCCGGTAAAGGCTCTACCTTTGAAGTGTTCCTTCCAGTCGAGCGTATGGCCACAGCTATCTATCCCTGGGAAACCATGAGAACCGCCGTGTCTTCTCGGAGTTCAAGCAAAAAATAA